In Aspergillus nidulans FGSC A4 chromosome II, the genomic stretch ATGAAGCTCACGACTGCCGAGTGGGATTCGTTCTGGCCCGGATGTAAGGGACCCTTCAAAAATACTCTCATCGATGCGGTAAGATTGCAACAGCGTTTACTGACATGGTCATAGGGTCACGGCATAATTTTGCTTCCATTTCGACACTGCTCCTACACCTCTACCTGCTCACCTCCCGCTTTCAAGCATGGCCTCTGAGCGGCCCCTCTTCTCCAAACAAGGCCGGATCCTGCTTTCTCACCAGCCAACTCGAGAAGCTCCAAGCGCTGATGCCGAAATGGCGGTGGCATCTGATCCTGGCCAGCCGCGGTGCCGGTGGTCGCAAGGGCTTGACTAACCTCGCCCTTTTGAGACTGGATGCCCTGATGAatgaatggaaggaagaATCTCCCATGCCAACCTCGTAGAGTAGAAGATGAATTGTCTCTAGATTAAATTCTTAATCTTCTCGTCCTCGCGCAACTCTCGAAAGGCCACTGGCCGCGGCAGCTCGAATGCAGTCGGGCAGGCCCCGTACATGATCCCTCCAGCCCTAAACACTGGCCGCAGCTTGGTGACATCAGCCGTGGCTCGATCCTCTCCAATCGCGTCGTTCCAAATATGGAAGCGGATGACTTCAACAATCACCATGGTGGATGTTCGCACGGAGGGATCCGTCTTGCTGTAGAAATCCTGCACTGAATGCAGCTTACACTCTACCGAGTACGGGGATTCCGCGACATGGGCAGGCTTGACCAGGTCGCTGGCCTTTGGGGTCAGCCCTGACAGCGGCCATTCCGAGATATGCCGCGGCGAATTGACGGAAGCAAAGTTGGCGGCTTCTACAATGGACTCGGTCGTCATGGAAATGCACATCTCCTTGGTCGCCAGCAGGTTGGTTAGGGTATCGTTGGCCGTTCTGCtggtgaaggagatggagtaCATGGGAGGCTACACCACCATCATCAGCCTAGCACTCAACAACACCGTCGAGCAAACCTACATCGACAGCTGCGCACTGGCAGAATGAAAACGGCGCCAAATTCGCCGTCTTGCCATCAGCCGACACGGTACTGGCCAAGGCGATCGGGCGCGGCACTGTAGCCGAAACCAAGAGCTTGTAGTTGAGCCATGGTCCGCGGCCCTCTTCGTAGGGGTCAATCGTCACATACTCGTGCTCCTTCCATTCCTCGTTCGATGCACCACTACCGGCCTTCCAGTCCGGATTTGGTGTCTTGGTGAAGGTCATCTGGGATCTATGGTCGAAGGGAGGGCGTGCCCTCTCGACCGCCCCGAAGTCGGCGTGGGGGTTGCGCTGGATGGCGGCTTCGTGACTCGGCGCCTCGAGCTGTTCTTCTGGCATCGTAACTGTGTTTTGAAGGGAGAATAGTTCAATAGCTGTTATCCGCCCATAGATATATAATACTATCAATTGACGCCAACGCAATCGTGATAAAACGGCCACCGGCAGTTGGCCGATCTCTAGGCCGAGTGGGGGTGAGCCGACCTCGGCTGCTGATAAGATAACACTCGGCCATTAGTAAGCTTTGATCAGGCACAAATGACTCAGCAACTCCCGTGACTCTTCAACACGTGCCTTTACGCCCGCCGTACTTCGCATCCCGTATTTCGTATTTCTGCAACAAGCTctgatctcccagcccagtGGCCCTGCCTAGCATGCCTGGCCGACGCCCCCATACTAAATCACGGGCCGGGTGCCAGCGATGCAAGGAGAAGCACGTCAAGTGTGATGAGGTCCGCCCTACGTGCGGTGCGTGCGCCAGATATGGGGTACCGTGTGTGCCGAAGCCCCTGGCCACCGTCCGCCGAGGGGAGCAGAGAGGAAACCTGTCATCGGCTTCACCAGCTCTACCAGCTCTGCCAGCCACACCGGCTTCACCGGCGTCGTTGCTCCTCGTTCCGTCCCGGGCACGGGCCGCGCTCAGTCTTTGGGAGTTCGAACTGGTCCATCATTGGATCCTTCACGTCGCCGAGTCCTTCCAGGTTAGCCCCGGCTTCCACCGTGCATGGTGCGACCGTGGCATTAGAGTTGCAACCCAGTATGACTTCTTCTTGCATATGATCCTCATGCTCTCGGCTCTGCATCTCGCTCTGACTAAGTCGCCTTTCTTCACGGAAGCCCATCGCACCTTTATTCTGGAGGGATGCTCTGATGCGACCACGAGTTTCCGCAAGGAGGCAGAAAATATCAACGACTCCAACTCCCACGCAGTCCAGgccttccccttcctcatGTCCATCTATGCCCTTGCTCTCCCGCAGTTCGATCGCGAAGAAAAAGGCGGAGAGGCGGTCCTGGATGAGATGATCCACATCCTCATTGTCATCAAGGGCAACTCACTTGTCAGGCCTACAACGACCCCATGGCCACGGGCGCGGGTGAGCCCGCGCTggatggaagaaaaggacTATCTCGACCAGACCGATGAGGATAACCGTGACAAGGATCTTAGGAACGCTCTCGGGACCCTGCAGCCGTGGGTAGAATCGTCTAGTGACGACCCTCGGGTCCGAAGCATCAATTCCGAAACCATCCAGCTATTTAGGGAGACCCTGAAGATCCATCTGAAGCGGAGTTTACGGCCGCTTTCATGGCCCAACGCTGTTCAGAACGACTATATCGATCTGCTGAGGCATCGGAATCCAATGGCGCTCGTGGTCTTGGCTCATTATGCCGTGATCCTGGGCCAGTGCAGCGACCAGTGGTGGTGCTCGAGCTGGGGAGAGCGACTGCTCTCTGTGATTGCGGCGATGCTGCCTGAAGAGTACCAGGGGGCAATCGCTTATCCGCTGCAGATGTTGACCTGAAAACGGCCAATAGAACAGTGTTATAGCGAGGGGTGTAATTCCGTCTaccctctcttctcttgttTTTAGCGACGGGCTCAGTGCGAGAATAGGGCTGACGCTCTAGCCAGGAACAAGCGGCCTAGTGCGTATGCGTATACTCCAAGTAGTCAGCCACTCTTAATTCGGACTCATCCGGtgcggctgaggctgaggaatACGAAGATCGTCATTCCTGACCTATCGGAGTGCGTGATTCCAATGAAAGTATACTGGCGTGATGGACAACTAACGTTATGAACAGTGTTCACAGCCTCCGCAATTCGCTGCGAATACGCATACGCCGTGGGCGGTGGCTGAGCCTCAAATTATACAAACTGTGAAGAGGCATATATCCACATTATGTATATAAGAGACGGATCTCAGCACGAAGAAGTAAAATCAAATACTTATCACTTCAGAAACTAGAGAGCCATGAAACTGATATTTGTTCTCGaaaccctcctcttcagcctcgctGTTGCCTCTTGTCCATACGGCCATGACAACCACAAATGGCAAAGACCACGGCCAGAAGACAGTGAGTTCTGTTTCCTCcatatttcttttcttttcgttttcctctttctattacttttctttctttctttcttctttattCTTGTTTCTGTTGGAAACACAGAACTAATGTCAAGGATGCAGGCCGCTCTCCATGCCCGGGCCTTAACGCAATGGCCAACCACGGATACCTCCCACGCAATGGCAAGAACATTGACTTGGCCGTAGCGCGCGCCGCCATCTCAGGAGCCTTCAATTACGAGCCCACCACGATAGACTTCATGTTCCAAGCCGCGATCGACTTCAATCTCTCGACAACGGGTAATAGAAGCACCATCCACCTCGCAGACCTGCGCAAGCACGACACCATCGAATTTGACGGGTCCCTCAGCCGCAGCGACCTCTACTTTGGCGACAACCTGCACTTTAACCCGTCGATCTGGGCCACCGTCGCTGAGCACTTGAACCTGTATGACACCGGCCCATGCGGGAACGAAACATATGTGACGACGAGGCAGGGGCGGTGCCGAAGAGCTGGGTTAGGGCATTCTTTGGTGCGTATATTCCTTCGAGCCAATGGGCTCAGATGATCTGAAATACGATGTTAATGTGGGCAGAGGACGAACGCATTCCGTATATTGAGGGGTACCAGCCGCCAAAAAAACCGAGGAACGCGATGGATATCTTCAACATGAATGAACGGGTTCTTGCTGTCAAGGTGTAGGATCATCAGGGCGGGCGTTGCATTTGTAGTCCATCTAAATTTACCGGACTGGTCGATTGTCTTTTGTCTCTGAAATGACTGTTGCTTAGAATATGGTACTGTATACTCTCCGAGCAACAGAGTTCGGGACCAGGAAAGGCATTTATTCTTAAAGTTTAAAGACTATCACTTTTCCATCATAAAAGACATCGCCGCTCGGACCAGGGTTCAGAGAATGAGCTTGTCTACCATCTGACTAGTGGCAACGGCCCCAGTATGACAGCAGCGCAGGATGACTGCCAGTCCCCAGGCTGCATTACCCCAAGACTGGCAGCAGGGGCACCAGCCCGTGATGGTCTGAAAACCAGCATCCGGCTGCCATATAACACGCAACAGCCATTGAGAAGTGCAGCTGCCCACCCGATAACATAGCCTTTCCTGCTGGGCGGCCGCGACTGCTTTGCGGTGCAAGGGCAGAAAAGCCATAAGATTTGGAATACTGGGAATTGCACGACGAGGACGCTGTGGTATGGTGACTTCAGGGTCATCTGCTATTCGCCTATCGGAAGAATATGCCTAAATCAGGGTTTTGGATGGTGCTGAAATGATGCATAGGATAGAATTTACGGTGTTTTACTGAAACAGTAGGTCGTCTTTGCAGATCCGGAGGACAGGCATGCGACCATAAGTCGCTTGGTTCAATAGAGAGGGCCGCAGTTCGAGAGGATAATGACGCATATGCCGGAAGTGCATAGATCCTGGGGATTATTAAGCGCAGCAGAGCCCGATGTAACAAACTTCTTGGCCTAAATGGTCGATTGTTGGCTGATCGAAGATCTACTAGACGCTCGCGAGGAATGATATCTATAGTACTGCCAATCTGAAACGTAGAGAGGCAGGTGCAAAGATCAAAAAGACCTCGTGCATGTCCCGTTTCTTTCATAGGACCGGCCAGCTCAGCACAACGTATGCTCCTTCACTCATCCCCCCAGTTCAGCAGCATCCGATCCGAGCTGCCCTGGTACCGCATCAACATGGGCAAGACCTCTGTGGGATTGCTCGTCTCGGCCAGGATCCTCCCATTCTCAGCACTGATGAATCCCTGGCTGACCGCATGGTGCAACCAAGCCACCACGCCGTCCCAATACCCATTCACATTCAACAAGACCACACCCACATGATGGATCCCCAACTGATTCCACGTCGTCATCTCCATCAGCTCTTCGATAGTACCAAACCCACCCGCGAGTGAAACAAATCCCGACCCGGGTCCCCCCTCCATGACCTTTGTCGCCATGAGCCTCTTACGCGTATGCATATCGGGCACGATCGTCGTGACCCCGTACTCGCTCTCGGGAATACAATCCTTCTCGTCAATGTGAGTTCCCGCAGCGAGGACACGCTCAGCAGCTTTGGCGCCCCCGTTCACTTCCGCCCCCTCACGCTTCCCTGACACCTGCACGAGCGCACGGGGAATCACCCCGTGAACAGATTTTGGCCCTGAGAGGGCCACAAGTGTCTTTGCGACCTCGCCCATGAGTCCTGTCGTTCCACCACCGTAGACAAGCTGGACATTGTTCTTGTGAAATTCATACGCCAGCGCTCGCGCGGCTTCGAGGTGGGCAGCATCTTTGCCAGATGTTGCCCCGCAGCTGGGGAGCGTGTAAGTGATGAGCCCAAATATCGCTAAGGGAAGAAATGGGAAGGGGCTTGAACTTACAAGACACAGACAACAGCTTGTTTTGACGAGGCCATGGGTGGCTTGTTGGCAAGATTAGTAGGTGCAGAAGATCGAGAAATGCGTgaccaggaacagggacTGGCAACAGGGACCGGCACAGCCACAGGCACCTATCTGAAATTAAAAAGTCAGACCAGTCAGTGTAAGCAAACTTGCGGCGCCGTTTTGGTACCAGGGTAAAGTGGAGACTGCTGACGAAACCCGTTCTTTATAAAACCACGACTTGTTACAAAACGAGACAGAATAATAAACCGAAAAACAGGACTCAATCAAGGGAAAAATGAAGGGACGAATAACGGGACATAACAAACTGAATAATAAACCGACAACGTGACTGAGAGAACATACAAAATAACAGGATAATTAACAGGACATAACAGATCAAATACCAAGACTGTAACGGAGAATTATATAACACGCAGCCCTATCAAACGGTATCTAAAGAGAGTCCACGACGGAGCCATACTTTGTCTACTGGAGTTCGTTGAATCGTACCCATCCCCTTAgacttctttcttctttgcacTGATAAGTTTCAACTCATAAACTGACGTTATTTGGTGACATTACTATCAGACAACTAGCGACAGAGCACAGTTTCCTCAGGAGCAAGCCCGGCCCACTGCCAGCACGCCTCCCAGAGGCGCCTTTGCACCGCAGCGTCTCCGGTCACCGATgccgcagcttcttctttctggccAACATAATATCCGCGCTTTCCCTGGAAAGCTGGATCAAGGCTCAGAGCCAAAAGGTCTCGACCGGCGTCTTTGTTAGTGCGGAAAGTTGTAGTGATATGCTTCAGGATAGGCATGAGGAGCTTTATTGCTGCGAAGAGACGCTGGACAGATGCTTTTTGTCCCGATTGGGCTCGTGACTCGACGAGGCCACCAGGATCCATGGCCGTTGCTGTGATTGTCGATAGCTTTGGGATCTAGAGGTAGAGAGTTTACGTGTAAATCAGCTGCCTGAGATGTTAAGGGAAGGGAACGGGGAGTCTGCTCACCTGTCGCAGTCTCTGGTTGAGATCTTCCATGAAGATCACGTTTGCCAGCTTAGCCGTTCCGTATCGCTGGAAACCCCGGTCATGCACAAGATGCGGCGGATCCGGCCGCGGTTTAACtagctcttcaatatcctGTGGAATGCCCGGCCGCAATGAAGATAGAGGGTTCGGTTTGTCTGGGTAGTGGGTGGTTGAACCCAGCATGACAACCCGCCCTGCGCGGGGATCCATGCTCTCGATTAACTTCAGCACGAGCAGGTAATGAGCCAGATGGCCGACCTGAAATGTCGCTTCAAATCCATCCGCCGTGAACTTCTGCCCCGACTCGAGCGACCAGGTGAACGCATTACAGACGATCGCCAAGATGGGCGGCAGCTCCTTGGTGGATATCCTGGCGGCGAGGCTGTCGGCGAATGATCTCACGGCCGCTAGACTGCCTAGGTCTAGGCCTTCGACGAGGACATGTGCGGAGGGGTACCTAGATATGAGATGCACCAGCTTGGCGGTATTGGGGTCTCTTTCTGGAGACGGATTCCGTACGGTGGCGATCAGCGTATGTTGGGAGTATAA encodes the following:
- a CDS encoding uncharacterized protein (transcript_id=CADANIAT00003944), with amino-acid sequence MSGTVVITGANGSLALGFVESFLALYSQHTLIATVRNPSPERDPNTAKLVHLISRYPSAHVLVEGLDLGSLAAVRSFADSLAARISTKELPPILAIVCNAFTWSLESGQKFTADGFEATFQVGHLAHYLLVLKLIESMDPRAGRVVMLGSTTHYPDKPNPLSSLRPGIPQDIEELVKPRPDPPHLVHDRGFQRYGTAKLANVIFMEDLNQRLRQIPKLSTITATAMDPGGLVESRAQSGQKASVQRLFAAIKLLMPILKHITTTFRTNKDAGRDLLALSLDPAFQGKRGYYVGQKEEAAASVTGDAAVQRRLWEACWQWAGLAPEETVLCR
- a CDS encoding flavin reductase family protein (transcript_id=CADANIAT00003940), whose translation is MPEEQLEAPSHEAAIQRNPHADFGAVERARPPFDHRSQMTFTKTPNPDWKAGSGASNEEWKEHEYVTIDPYEEGRGPWLNYKLLVSATVPRPIALASTVSADGKTANLAPFSFCQCAAVDPPMYSISFTSRTANDTLTNLLATKEMCISMTTESIVEAANFASVNSPRHISEWPLSGLTPKASDLVKPAHVAESPYSVESRRIPPCEHPPW
- a CDS encoding LOG family protein (transcript_id=CADANIAT00003943) translates to MASSKQAVVCVFCGATSGKDAAHLEAARALAYEFHKNNVQLVYGGGTTGLMGEVAKTLVALSGPKSVHGVIPRALVQVSGKREGAEVNGGAKAAERVLAAGTHIDEKDCIPESEYGVTTIVPDMHTRKRLMATKVMEGGPGSGFVSLAGGFGTIEELMEMTTWNQLGIHHVGVVLLNVNGYWDGVVAWLHHAVSQGFISAENGRILAETSNPTEVLPMLMRYQGSSDRMLLNWGDE
- a CDS encoding uncharacterized protein (transcript_id=CADANIAT00003942) — its product is MKLIFVLETLLFSLAVASCPYGHDNHKWQRPRPEDSRSPCPGLNAMANHGYLPRNGKNIDLAVARAAISGAFNYEPTTIDFMFQAAIDFNLSTTGNRSTIHLADLRKHDTIEFDGSLSRSDLYFGDNLHFNPSIWATVAEHLNLYDTGPCGNETYVTTRQGRCRRAGLGHSLVRIFLRANGLR
- a CDS encoding Zn(II)2Cys6 transcription factor domain-containing protein (transcript_id=CADANIAT00003941) → MPGRRPHTKSRAGCQRCKEKHVKCDEVRPTCGACARYGVPCVPKPLATVRRGEQRGNLSSASPALPALPATPASPASLLLVPSRARAALSLWEFELVHHWILHVAESFQVSPGFHRAWCDRGIRVATQYDFFLHMILMLSALHLALTKSPFFTEAHRTFILEGCSDATTSFRKEAENINDSNSHAVQAFPFLMSIYALALPQFDREEKGGEAVLDEMIHILIVIKGNSLVRPTTTPWPRARVSPRWMEEKDYLDQTDEDNRDKDLRNALGTLQPWVESSSDDPRVRSINSETIQLFRETLKIHLKRSLRPLSWPNAVQNDYIDLLRHRNPMALVVLAHYAVILGQCSDQWWCSSWGERLLSVIAAMLPEEYQGAIAYPLQMLT